The proteins below come from a single Balneolaceae bacterium genomic window:
- a CDS encoding sugar porter family MFS transporter, which produces MKTQDDAIVEGTGNVGRVLFLSLVAAIGGFLFGFDSGVINGTVDALQLAFNSDAAGTGFNVASMLLGCAVGAFFAGTLADKFGRKPVMIATALAFILSAWGSGVAGGSFQFVMARIVGGLAVGAASILTPAYISEIAPAKIRGSLATLQQLMIVIGLFVAFLSNYWLAGMSGGASELHWWGFQTWQWMFWVEITPASIFLFALIFIPESPRYLVAAERIDEAKDVLTSLSDTVDAEAKVADIKSTLRKDHRPSMRDIIVEATGGVHPLVWVGIGLAALQQFTGINVVFYYGSTLWQAAGFTEADALLQNVITGSVNIVFTFVAIALVDKVGRKPLLAIGALGQAVMLGILAIIFGTAGVNAAGDLILEGNMGIYALISANGYVAFFAFSWGPVMWVMLGEMFPNQFRGAALAICGLVQWLSNFTITMTFPIMLAGIGLGLSYGIYAFFGLVAFVFVKKYVLETKGKTLEDISREAEAELQS; this is translated from the coding sequence ATGAAAACACAGGACGATGCAATAGTGGAAGGAACCGGGAATGTAGGACGGGTACTATTCCTTTCCCTCGTTGCTGCAATAGGAGGCTTTCTATTTGGCTTTGACAGTGGAGTTATTAATGGTACCGTAGATGCACTTCAGCTTGCATTCAATTCTGATGCAGCGGGTACAGGATTCAACGTGGCATCAATGCTACTTGGCTGTGCTGTGGGTGCATTTTTTGCCGGAACTCTGGCTGATAAATTTGGGCGTAAACCCGTAATGATTGCAACAGCCCTGGCATTTATTCTAAGTGCATGGGGATCAGGCGTTGCCGGCGGATCATTTCAATTTGTAATGGCACGTATTGTTGGCGGGCTTGCCGTTGGCGCGGCCAGTATTCTTACACCGGCTTACATCAGTGAAATTGCGCCGGCTAAAATCCGCGGAAGTCTTGCTACTCTTCAACAACTGATGATTGTAATCGGGCTATTTGTTGCTTTCTTAAGTAACTACTGGCTCGCCGGAATGTCTGGCGGAGCTTCTGAACTGCACTGGTGGGGATTTCAAACCTGGCAGTGGATGTTTTGGGTTGAAATTACTCCTGCATCTATCTTTTTATTTGCACTCATTTTTATCCCTGAATCCCCAAGATATCTGGTGGCGGCTGAAAGGATTGATGAAGCAAAAGATGTTCTTACAAGTCTCTCGGATACAGTAGATGCAGAAGCGAAAGTGGCCGATATTAAATCTACCCTGAGAAAAGATCACCGCCCAAGTATGCGGGATATCATTGTTGAAGCAACCGGGGGTGTTCATCCACTTGTATGGGTTGGAATCGGGCTGGCCGCCTTACAGCAGTTTACAGGTATTAACGTTGTTTTCTATTACGGTTCAACCTTGTGGCAGGCTGCCGGATTTACTGAAGCAGATGCATTGTTGCAGAATGTAATTACCGGTTCGGTAAATATTGTGTTTACCTTTGTAGCCATTGCCCTGGTAGATAAAGTAGGACGAAAACCGCTGCTGGCTATTGGTGCTCTTGGCCAGGCAGTTATGCTCGGTATACTGGCTATTATATTTGGTACGGCAGGAGTAAATGCCGCTGGAGATCTGATACTTGAAGGTAATATGGGTATTTACGCTCTCATTTCAGCCAATGGATATGTGGCATTCTTTGCATTCTCATGGGGTCCTGTTATGTGGGTAATGCTTGGCGAAATGTTCCCGAATCAATTCCGTGGAGCCGCTCTTGCCATCTGTGGATTGGTACAATGGTTATCCAACTTTACCATTACCATGACCTTCCCGATTATGCTTGCCGGAATAGGGCTCGGGCTTTCATATGGAATCTACGCCTTCTTCGGACTTGTAGCCTTTGTATTCGTTAAGAAATATGTTCTCGAAACCAAAGGAAAAACACTTGAGGATATTTCTCGCGAAGCCGAAGCCGAACTGCAAAGCTGA
- the ppc gene encoding phosphoenolpyruvate carboxylase codes for MTWKETIRHYAESANISDPLTANLITLTGFLEEYLQNRGQKSLRELAAELPELSAKAFKDSGEKFNEQLVDRIEQMDIDQIRGLLRLTTIFFHLVNSLEQHEIIRINRERAKKIDLDHPRPESIADALKFFKNKGISYNDALELFKQMDIQPTITAHPTEARRRSVLNKQENITDMIGDLDDPRLTPNERDAQLKQIVNEIALLISTDEVRSERLTVEDEVENGLFYFTNSIWNTVPRLYDDIRNAFTQQYNKTPDLPIVLKYRSWIGSDRDGNPNVTRDVTWQTLIEHRKSALKLYLNELEKIRRYLSISNNLVPVSDELKKSLKKDEKEVPLTTQYKRHYKNEPYRRKITHIMHRLRNMLNDLKGSEQEILESSKSYKTSDFIDDLNLISESLINGGLEDIAKFGDFNDLVIRANTFGFHLAALDIRQHSGVHENAVKDLLSVANVHENYSSLGEEEKVDILMQELRNPRPLAPKHARLKPATVEILDVFQLINQILELDKNAFGSYIISMTHGVSDMLEVAILAKETGLWWLENGRVGSKIDIVPLLETIEDLDKGAELTETILTNDLYKQQLEARNNFQEIMLGYSDSNKDGGYWMANWALQKGQMELGRVLRKHDVDFRLFHGRGGTVGRGGGRSNRAILALPSISNNGRIRFTEQGEIISFRYSLPDITRRHLEQIVNAVARVTGGEGQKEIKEGDETEIIMNKISEGTMKAYRDLIDDPEFWEWFKKITPVEHIGNLPIASRPVSRGGDKGLEFDDLRAIPWVFGWTQVRYNVPGWYGLGASLGPIIDEDPSVMETLKKWYKEWSFFGTIVDNAQRELARTHVLTTEMYTKDADQRLHKTILKDFDKTRDMILEITEQENILDMRKVIQNSIEFRNVFTYPLNLLQVELLNRWEEAGKNADEEEILELKHAMFLSINGVAAAMQSTG; via the coding sequence ATGACCTGGAAAGAAACTATACGACATTACGCCGAATCTGCTAACATCAGTGATCCTTTAACTGCAAACCTTATTACTCTTACAGGATTTTTAGAAGAATACCTGCAGAATCGGGGTCAAAAATCACTCCGAGAATTAGCCGCAGAACTTCCTGAACTATCTGCAAAAGCGTTTAAAGATTCAGGTGAAAAATTTAATGAACAGCTTGTAGATCGGATCGAGCAGATGGATATCGATCAGATTCGTGGTTTACTTCGCCTTACAACTATTTTCTTTCACCTGGTTAACTCCCTTGAGCAGCACGAGATCATACGAATTAACCGGGAGCGGGCTAAAAAAATTGATCTGGATCATCCGCGTCCCGAGAGTATTGCCGATGCTCTGAAATTTTTCAAAAATAAGGGTATTAGTTACAATGATGCGCTGGAACTGTTCAAACAGATGGATATTCAGCCTACAATAACAGCTCACCCAACAGAAGCCCGCCGCCGTAGTGTGCTAAATAAACAAGAAAATATTACCGATATGATCGGTGATCTGGACGATCCGCGGCTAACACCCAACGAAAGAGATGCACAGCTCAAGCAGATTGTCAACGAAATTGCTCTTCTTATTTCGACCGATGAAGTGCGTTCCGAACGGCTTACAGTTGAAGATGAAGTAGAAAACGGTCTGTTTTACTTTACAAACTCTATCTGGAATACGGTGCCGCGATTGTATGATGACATTCGAAATGCTTTTACTCAACAGTACAACAAAACACCCGATCTGCCGATTGTACTAAAGTACCGGTCGTGGATTGGAAGCGATCGTGATGGAAACCCCAATGTAACAAGAGATGTAACCTGGCAAACTTTGATTGAACATCGGAAAAGTGCGCTGAAGTTATATCTGAATGAGTTGGAAAAAATCCGCAGGTATCTTTCCATTTCGAATAACCTGGTACCGGTTTCTGATGAGCTTAAAAAATCATTGAAAAAAGATGAGAAGGAAGTACCGCTCACAACGCAGTATAAAAGGCATTATAAAAATGAGCCTTACCGGAGAAAAATTACACATATCATGCATCGTCTCCGAAATATGCTGAATGATTTGAAAGGCAGTGAGCAGGAGATTTTAGAATCATCCAAATCATACAAAACCAGCGATTTTATTGACGACCTGAACTTGATTTCAGAATCTTTGATAAATGGCGGATTGGAGGATATTGCCAAATTTGGCGACTTTAATGATTTGGTAATCAGGGCCAATACATTCGGATTTCACTTGGCGGCTCTTGATATTCGTCAGCATAGTGGTGTGCATGAGAACGCCGTTAAAGATCTGTTGTCTGTTGCGAATGTTCATGAAAACTATTCCAGTTTAGGTGAAGAGGAAAAAGTGGATATCCTTATGCAGGAACTTCGGAATCCGCGTCCGCTGGCTCCTAAACATGCGAGGTTAAAACCGGCTACCGTCGAAATTCTGGACGTATTTCAGTTAATTAACCAGATTCTTGAGCTGGATAAAAATGCTTTTGGAAGCTATATCATCAGTATGACTCATGGTGTGAGTGATATGCTGGAAGTTGCAATTCTTGCAAAAGAAACGGGCTTATGGTGGCTTGAAAATGGAAGGGTAGGGAGTAAGATCGACATTGTTCCCCTTCTTGAAACCATTGAAGATCTGGATAAAGGAGCTGAGTTAACGGAAACAATCTTGACCAACGATCTCTACAAGCAACAACTGGAAGCCCGAAATAACTTCCAGGAGATCATGTTGGGATACTCAGACAGTAACAAAGACGGTGGCTACTGGATGGCTAACTGGGCGCTTCAAAAAGGACAGATGGAACTTGGCCGGGTGCTTCGAAAGCACGATGTTGATTTCCGGTTGTTCCATGGCCGTGGAGGAACGGTAGGCCGTGGTGGTGGCCGATCTAACCGCGCTATTTTGGCACTGCCGTCCATCAGTAATAATGGACGAATTCGATTTACCGAGCAGGGTGAAATTATCTCCTTCCGGTATTCCCTCCCGGATATAACCCGTCGCCATCTCGAACAGATTGTGAATGCCGTTGCCCGGGTAACTGGTGGCGAAGGCCAAAAAGAGATTAAAGAAGGTGATGAAACGGAAATCATCATGAACAAAATTTCAGAAGGTACGATGAAAGCCTATCGCGACCTGATTGACGATCCTGAATTTTGGGAGTGGTTTAAAAAAATTACACCGGTAGAGCATATTGGTAATCTTCCAATCGCTTCAAGGCCGGTGTCCCGGGGTGGAGACAAAGGGCTTGAATTTGACGATCTGCGGGCCATTCCGTGGGTATTCGGGTGGACACAGGTACGTTACAATGTTCCGGGTTGGTATGGATTGGGGGCTTCACTCGGCCCAATTATTGATGAGGATCCATCAGTGATGGAAACACTTAAAAAATGGTACAAGGAATGGAGTTTCTTCGGAACCATTGTGGATAATGCTCAACGAGAGCTTGCCCGAACACACGTATTAACAACCGAAATGTATACTAAAGATGCAGATCAGCGGCTGCATAAAACGATTTTGAAAGATTTCGATAAAACACGTGATATGATCCTGGAAATTACTGAACAGGAAAATATTCTGGACATGAGGAAAGTGATACAAAATTCAATTGAATTCAGGAATGTGTTTACATATCCGTTAAACCTGTTGCAGGTTGAACTATTAAACCGTTGGGAAGAGGCCGGTAAAAATGCGGATGAAGAGGAGATACTTGAATTAAAGCATGCAATGTTCTTGAGTATCAACGGTGTTGCTGCGGCGATGCAGAGTACAGGATAA
- a CDS encoding DUF1572 family protein, translated as MSEYEHRLDGTIQLFQYYKSLTEKSINQISNDRIHEQIQKNQNSIAILMKHLSGNMISRWTNFRTEDGEKPWRNRETEFVDDFESKNELMEYWEKGWGVLFEALDSIEDNELDSIIYIRNDGHKLIEAIERHLAHVAYHTGQIVYLAKIFAGDDWQSLSIPKGETEEYNRKKFSREKSRGLYTDRK; from the coding sequence ATGAGTGAATATGAACATCGACTGGATGGCACTATTCAACTATTTCAATATTACAAATCACTAACTGAGAAATCGATCAACCAAATTTCAAATGATCGGATTCACGAACAGATTCAAAAAAATCAAAACTCCATTGCCATCCTGATGAAGCACCTGTCCGGTAATATGATCTCCCGCTGGACAAACTTCAGAACCGAAGACGGAGAAAAACCCTGGAGGAACCGCGAAACAGAGTTTGTGGATGATTTTGAATCAAAGAACGAGCTGATGGAGTATTGGGAGAAAGGCTGGGGTGTTCTGTTTGAGGCACTCGATTCCATTGAAGATAATGAACTTGACTCCATTATTTACATTCGAAATGATGGTCATAAGTTGATTGAAGCCATTGAACGTCATCTTGCCCACGTAGCCTATCACACCGGACAGATTGTGTACCTTGCTAAAATATTTGCCGGTGATGACTGGCAAAGCCTTTCCATCCCAAAAGGAGAAACAGAAGAGTACAACCGAAAGAAATTCAGTCGCGAAAAAAGCCGCGGATTATACACAGACAGGAAATAA
- a CDS encoding sugar phosphate isomerase/epimerase gives MKSKKEYSRKKFLKNLGVGSVSALFGSSYLLSACSSGEGDSAQMDQDVTQSDPLHTVSVQLYTFRNQLNEDIPGTLRRISDLGYKYVETYDFSEEMNYEEVGQMLRDAGLSVSSMHSQIPVGEVGERALRRAEAYGNDKVIWHGWPEDERYQTEDGTKELAEIYNEASEFLQSNGLQFGLHNHWWEMKVGDNGTYPFETLVNYISDDIFFEIDTYWVKTAGQDPADIIRKYGDRVEFLHIKDGDAEWSEDLGEGPHDPMVPVGQGTQNFEEIVQACGDSHTWMVVELDESEIDVFQAAGESIDYLIENNLAKAARKTA, from the coding sequence GGCAGTGTATCGGCACTGTTTGGCTCATCTTATTTGCTAAGCGCATGCAGTTCCGGGGAGGGAGACTCGGCTCAAATGGATCAAGATGTGACTCAATCCGATCCGCTGCATACAGTTTCCGTTCAACTGTACACATTTCGAAACCAACTGAATGAAGATATTCCGGGAACGCTCCGGCGAATTTCAGATCTGGGATACAAATATGTTGAAACCTATGATTTTTCAGAAGAGATGAACTATGAAGAAGTAGGACAAATGCTAAGGGATGCCGGCCTCTCGGTAAGCTCTATGCACAGCCAGATACCGGTCGGTGAAGTGGGTGAACGGGCATTGCGACGAGCTGAAGCTTATGGTAATGATAAGGTTATTTGGCACGGCTGGCCTGAAGATGAACGCTATCAGACCGAAGATGGAACTAAAGAACTTGCTGAAATTTACAATGAAGCCAGTGAGTTTTTGCAATCCAACGGCTTGCAGTTTGGCCTGCACAACCACTGGTGGGAAATGAAAGTAGGCGATAATGGCACCTATCCGTTTGAAACGCTTGTGAATTATATCAGCGACGATATATTTTTTGAGATTGATACTTATTGGGTAAAAACGGCCGGGCAGGATCCTGCGGATATCATCAGAAAATATGGCGACCGTGTGGAGTTTCTCCATATAAAAGATGGGGATGCCGAATGGTCTGAAGATTTGGGTGAAGGCCCTCATGATCCGATGGTACCCGTTGGACAGGGAACACAGAATTTTGAAGAGATAGTCCAGGCTTGCGGCGACTCTCACACCTGGATGGTCGTTGAACTGGATGAAAGCGAGATCGATGTATTCCAGGCCGCCGGAGAAAGTATTGACTATTTGATAGAAAACAATCTTGCAAAAGCGGCGAGAAAAACTGCCTGA
- a CDS encoding TraR/DksA C4-type zinc finger protein produces MMEAHKFPQTREDLKTVLNETELAYFESLIIRKRQEARDELEYLLNSLEEQRSSETDDASSIDHHMSDMGSIEESVDLTNRLIERNRKFIGQLNRALERIDNGTYGICRATGQPIEKERLEFAPHTRYSIAAKNSGLDKRVVMS; encoded by the coding sequence ATGATGGAAGCACATAAATTTCCTCAGACAAGAGAAGACCTTAAAACTGTTCTCAACGAAACAGAACTTGCATACTTTGAATCACTGATTATTCGTAAAAGACAAGAGGCCCGGGATGAACTGGAATACCTTTTAAATTCACTTGAAGAGCAACGTTCATCAGAAACAGATGATGCATCTTCTATTGATCATCATATGAGCGACATGGGGAGCATTGAAGAGAGCGTAGATCTTACAAACCGACTTATCGAGAGAAATAGAAAATTTATCGGTCAGCTAAACAGAGCACTTGAGAGAATTGATAACGGAACCTATGGAATCTGCCGGGCAACCGGGCAACCTATTGAAAAGGAACGCCTTGAATTTGCACCACACACCAGGTACAGTATTGCTGCTAAAAACAGTGGATTAGACAAGAGAGTTGTAATGTCCTAA
- a CDS encoding cold shock domain-containing protein — MSQQGKVKWFDAEKGFGFIQPDDGGKDIFVHRNNVENLGPNQGLEDGEEVEFDVEETPKGLSAVEVRSLTYE; from the coding sequence ATGAGTCAACAAGGAAAAGTAAAATGGTTTGACGCTGAGAAAGGATTTGGATTTATCCAGCCAGACGACGGCGGCAAAGATATTTTTGTACACAGAAACAATGTAGAGAACTTAGGACCCAACCAAGGTCTTGAAGATGGAGAAGAAGTAGAATTCGATGTTGAAGAAACACCGAAAGGACTGAGTGCCGTAGAAGTACGTAGTCTTACCTACGAATAA